TTCCTGCCTAGCAAAACCTCGGACAAGATCTTGGCTGACCAAAAAGCATCTTCGTGAAACCCGTATCTAAAATAACTTCCGCAAAAGTAGATCGAACCGCCGCCTTGGTTCAGCGTCGAAAGCCGCTGTTGTGCTTTCAATGATCCTACATGAAACAAAGGGTGCTCGTATTCTATTTCCCGTATGATTTTTTTAGAACTCACTTTACCCGGATCGCCTATCGACACATAGTAGTTCCTTTTTTTAGATACGTCCTGCAAACTGTTCATCCAGTAAATCGTATGAGGACGTATCGTTCCATCAACACTATCCATTCTATAATTCCAGGAGGACCAGGTGGATTTCGTTTTCGGCATCACGGAGTCGTCAGTATGAAGAGTCGCAATATTCTTTTGATAGGAAAATTGAGAAAGAAGTTCTTTCTGAAGCGACGTAGGTTTCTTTAATAATTCTAAAGACGTATCCGCATGGGAGGCTAAAATCACTTTATCGAAGGTTTCCGTTTTTCCGCCCTTCAGAATGACCTTTACTTTTCCTCCGGCTGCGGGCTCCACGCCGAGTACCGGAGTTTTTAATCTGAAAGCTTCTTTAATCGGAGCCGTTAAACGCTTTACATATTCTTTAGATCCCCCGTCGACAGTGTACCATTGATGCTGGGTGTTTAGTCCGAGAAATCCGTGATTCAGAAAAAATCTAACCAAAGAATACGCGGGGAATTCCAACATTCTTTCCTCCGGCGTGGACCAGACCGCCGAACTCATCGGGACCAAATAGTATCGCAATATGTCCGGGTGATATCCTTCCTCGCGAACGTATCGACCGAGAGAATAATCCATATATTTCGGATTGCTTAGAATCGCCGGGGCTTCCGAATTGAATCGATTAATGTTTAACAGTAAGCGAAG
This is a stretch of genomic DNA from Leptospira fainei serovar Hurstbridge str. BUT 6. It encodes these proteins:
- a CDS encoding NAD(P)/FAD-dependent oxidoreductase, producing the protein MSFRRPKIGGSKPKLAIIGSGIAGLGCAHFLKNEFRLTIFEKGDYIGGHSNTVMVGEDGDSIPIDTGFIVFNHVTYPNLKRLFEDLNVPTKKTSMSFSVQHVPERLEFCGSGMNGLFAQRKNLINFRFLRLLLNINRFNSEAPAILSNPKYMDYSLGRYVREEGYHPDILRYYLVPMSSAVWSTPEERMLEFPAYSLVRFFLNHGFLGLNTQHQWYTVDGGSKEYVKRLTAPIKEAFRLKTPVLGVEPAAGGKVKVILKGGKTETFDKVILASHADTSLELLKKPTSLQKELLSQFSYQKNIATLHTDDSVMPKTKSTWSSWNYRMDSVDGTIRPHTIYWMNSLQDVSKKRNYYVSIGDPGKVSSKKIIREIEYEHPLFHVGSLKAQQRLSTLNQGGGSIYFCGSYFRYGFHEDAFWSAKILSEVLLGRKIWD